The Mercenaria mercenaria strain notata chromosome 8, MADL_Memer_1, whole genome shotgun sequence genome has a segment encoding these proteins:
- the LOC123566688 gene encoding uncharacterized protein LOC123566688 → MEIKRINALFAFLVILFVLNSIHYVNGGETCSHMEGSHRVQEYCEYGCCGSGNESCCSISTSVLLVACIVSGLVLLALVAAIIICCYKNYKDKQATRVRRLRQEQDMNAPRVPGVEPPKPPSYVSAPPAYSEEMPESHFRPATVTGNIPYNQRFRGTTPLPRRVAHASISMTSASGRHPETNNPRSLRNVQIPGAIEVEAPPPYSEFARGQTPANRRRRFIQSPVPEVTENATQPNVIYSTVEENTDIFSEVSSESGTPSRAQESRAQETSVQPSRAVTSRAVDSRATESRAVTTRAQESRVETIRENESRAETVARVLRPSRISRIPTRVHGAQSRQLSDVQSRASSIPTRQTTNVSTNSSTLHDSPYIRRDPSVIEENIDLAAI, encoded by the exons ATGGAAATTAAGCGTATAAATGCGTTATTTGCGTTTCTGGTAATTCTGTTTGTTTTAAACAGCA tacATTACGTAAATGGTGGTGAAACATGTTCGCATATGGAAGGTAGCCACCGTGTACAAGAATACTGCGAATACGGGTGTTGCGGATCCGGAAACGAATCATGTTGCTC gATATCTACCAGCGTTCTGCTTGTTGCCTGTATTGTGAGTGGGCTGGTTCTCCTAGCACTGGTGGCAGCTATAATAATATGTTGCTACAAGAACTACAAAGACAAGCAGGCAACCAGAGTACGTCGTCTGCGACAGGAGCAAGATATGAATG CTCCCAGAGTTCCAGGAGTTGAACCCCCAAAGCCACCATCATACGTTTCCGCACCACCAGCCTACAGTGAAGAAATGCCCGAATCCCACTTCCGCCCGGCAACAGTGACCGGTAACATTCCGTACAATCAGAGGTTCAGAGGAACCACACCTCTGCCAAGGAGAGTTGCACATGCGTCTATTAGTATGACTAGCGCTTCCGGCAGACATCCGGAGACAAACAATCCTCGTTCTTTGCGCAATGTACAAATTCCCGGGGCAATCGAAGTTGAGGCCCCTCCTCCGTATTCAGAATTCGCTCGCGGCCAGACACCAGCGAACAGAAGGAGGAGATTCATTCAATCGCCAGTACCGGAAGTCACTGAAAACGCAACTCAACCAAACGTTATATATAGTACTGTAGaggaaaatacagatatattttcTGAAGTTTCTAGTGAATCAGGAACGCCATCACGTGCTCAAGAGTCACGTGCACAAGAAACTTCTGTTCAGCCGTCACGAGCGGTTACATCACGTGCCGTAGATTCTAGAGCAACCGAATCTCGTGCTGTTACAACACGTGCTCAAGAGTCGCGTGTAGAAACTATACGAGAAAATGAATCACGCGCTGAAACAGTAGCACGTGTTTTACGACCATCGCGAATATCGCGCATTCCAACACGTGTACATGGCGCACAGTCTAGACAATTAAGTGACGTGCAGTCACGTGCTTCCTCTATTCCAACACGTCAAACTACAAATGTTTCTACAAACAGTTCTACTCTGCATGACTCCCCGTATATAAGAAGGGATCCTAGTGTTATTGAAGAGAACATAGATTTGGCTGCGATTTAG
- the LOC123565800 gene encoding uncharacterized protein LOC123565800: MSICTVSNSSDISCDYGCCGTADNRVCCEFTLSDSIIIVICVVGALVVVAIVVALIICLTSKQKNRVMQIRPRQRRNMSENLEPRGRRVDIPKPPPYSEAPPQYDSLHVSDDSRSNPRSTDPILPGYTTSNTRGGARRQHASRRHNQQAEERRSNRTEPSDAPPSYISIIQVQSSDNANDRHHSPEPGTSGMGNNTVGRLSNNNATPLSVMDQTRNDSPHPSLASGRISMFNRQNENRSLHRTVSERSRQWSPHPAAGRRLLGKGNNSVTPVTIREISVHSHSIQNYSTGNGISTGKGTNIKRGNVQTKIPRPVKQKKTLQKDTNSNAVSNVTAGLLPGALEDENDLLGLGDSPPPMNTSAAARSAQRHTVLQRLQQRRHMISPPPVQ, translated from the exons ATGTCGATCTGTACAGTGTCGAACTCATCAGACATATCCTGCGACTATGGATGCTGTGGGACTGCAGACAACAGGGTCTGTTGTGAATTTAC ATTATCGGACAGCATTATCATTGTTATCTGTGTCGTAGGGGCGCTTGTTGTAGTCGCAATCGTGGTGGCGCTTATTATCTGTTTGACCAGCAAACAGAAAAACAGGGTGATGCAAATAAGGCCACGACAGCGCAGAAACATGTCGGAAAATTTAG AACCACGTGGTAGGCGGGTTGATATTCCGAAACCGCCTCCTTATTCCGAGGCCCCTCCACAATATGATTCTTTACATGTTTCCGATGACTCAAGGTCAAATCCAAGGTCAACCGATCCAATTTTGCCAGGGTATACGACCAGTAATACTCGAGGCGGCGCTAGAAGACAGCATGCGAGCAGACGACATAATCAACAAGCAGAAGAGCGGCGTTCGAACCGAACTGAACCTTCGGACGCACCACCTTCATATATAAGTATTATTCAGGTACAATCGAGTGATAATGCAAATGATAGACACCATTCTCCAGAGCCCGGAACTTCCGGTATGGGGAACAATACTGTTGGTAGATTAAGTAATAATAATGCGACTCCACTGTCCGTTATGGATCAAACCCGCAATGACTCTCCGCACCCAAGCTTAGCTAGCGGAAGAATATCCATGTTTAATAGACAAAATGAAAATAGGTCTCTTCATAGAACTGTCAGTGAAAGAAGTCGTCAATGGTCACCGCATCCTGCTGCCGGCAGACGACTGCTCggaaagggcaataactctgtcaCACCTGTTACAATACGGGAGATAAGTGTTCATAGTCACTCAATACAAAATTATAGCACCGGAAATGGCATCAGTACTGGAAAAGGAACTAATATCAAAAGAGGTAATGTTCAAACGAAAATCCCACGTCctgtaaaacaaaagaaaacgcTACAGAAAGATACAAACTCAAATGCAGTTTCAAATGTTACAGCTGGATTACTTCCTGGCGCGTTGGAAGATGAGAATGACCTACTAGGTTTAGGAGATTCACCGCCTCCAATGAACACATCTGCTGCTGCAAGAAGTGCACAGAGGCACACAGTTCTCCAAAGATTGCAACAAAGAAGACATATGATCTCCCCGCCCCCTGTGCAATGA